In one Parvibaculum sp. genomic region, the following are encoded:
- a CDS encoding alpha/beta fold hydrolase — protein MPEFSSGGVSIAYEVAGEGKPMLLVHGFAATADDNWIRTGWVQALTRARRQAVTFDLRGHGKSGKLYDPADYTTEKMAGDALALMDHLGIERASLMGYSMGAGIAMHLAAHHGDRFGIVILGGVGAKMLEPGSAVGGVADALEAASADGISDPLARGFRLYAEGLGQDLKALAACARAPRAEDRGASLALIRNEVMVIAGARDDLAGDPGPLAARMADARAEIIPGTDHMFALANPMFKGAVMDFLAGIS, from the coding sequence ATGCCGGAATTTTCGTCGGGGGGCGTTTCCATCGCCTATGAGGTTGCGGGCGAAGGCAAGCCGATGCTGCTGGTGCATGGCTTTGCCGCGACGGCCGACGACAACTGGATCCGCACGGGCTGGGTGCAGGCGCTGACGCGGGCAAGACGGCAGGCCGTGACATTCGACCTGCGCGGGCACGGGAAGAGCGGCAAGCTCTACGATCCGGCCGACTACACCACCGAAAAAATGGCGGGCGATGCGCTGGCGCTGATGGATCATCTGGGCATCGAACGGGCCAGCCTGATGGGCTATTCGATGGGGGCGGGGATCGCCATGCATCTCGCCGCGCATCACGGCGACCGCTTCGGCATTGTCATTCTGGGCGGGGTGGGGGCGAAGATGCTGGAGCCGGGATCGGCCGTCGGCGGCGTCGCCGATGCGCTGGAGGCGGCGAGTGCGGACGGCATCAGCGACCCGCTGGCGCGCGGCTTCCGGCTTTATGCCGAGGGGCTCGGGCAAGACCTGAAGGCGCTGGCGGCCTGCGCGCGGGCGCCGCGCGCGGAAGATCGCGGGGCGTCGCTGGCGCTCATCCGCAACGAGGTGATGGTGATTGCCGGCGCGCGCGACGACCTTGCCGGCGATCCGGGGCCGCTCGCGGCGCGGATGGCCGATGCGCGGGCGGAGATTATTCCGGGTACGGATCATATGTTCGCGCTCGCCAACCCGATGTTCAAGGGCGCGGTGATGGATTTTCTGGCCGGGATCAGTTGA
- a CDS encoding glucose 1-dehydrogenase, with translation MPLKNKVAIVTGSATGLGAAVALRLADQGCNVVINYTKSETEAKETLAACQAKGVEAILGQGDVGEDADCRRIVDETVKKWGRVDVLVNNAGGTKFADHAKLDELNAEDFLWIYKVNVVGAYQMIRACEPHMKKAGKGSVVNISSIAGVTGIGSSVAYAASKGALNTMTLSLARSLAPVIRVNAVCPGFIGTRWFSDRFGTQTFEGIKRQQEETTPLRRAGTPEDIAAAVVFFCGEGSDHITGETLITDAGLHLGFAPLSAR, from the coding sequence ATGCCGCTCAAGAACAAGGTCGCCATCGTCACCGGCTCGGCCACGGGCCTCGGCGCCGCCGTCGCGCTGCGCCTCGCGGATCAGGGTTGCAACGTCGTCATCAACTACACAAAGAGCGAGACGGAAGCGAAGGAAACGCTGGCCGCCTGTCAGGCGAAAGGCGTCGAGGCGATCCTCGGCCAGGGCGATGTCGGCGAGGACGCCGATTGCCGCCGCATCGTCGACGAGACGGTGAAGAAATGGGGCCGCGTCGATGTGCTGGTCAACAACGCCGGCGGCACCAAATTCGCCGATCACGCAAAGCTCGATGAATTGAACGCCGAGGACTTCCTCTGGATCTACAAGGTCAATGTCGTCGGCGCCTATCAGATGATCCGCGCCTGCGAACCGCACATGAAAAAGGCCGGCAAGGGTTCGGTCGTCAACATCTCCTCGATCGCCGGCGTCACCGGCATCGGCTCATCGGTCGCCTATGCGGCGTCGAAAGGCGCACTGAACACCATGACGCTGTCGCTCGCCCGTTCGCTGGCGCCGGTCATCCGCGTCAACGCGGTCTGCCCCGGCTTCATCGGCACCCGCTGGTTCTCCGATCGCTTCGGCACGCAAACTTTCGAAGGCATCAAGCGCCAGCAGGAGGAAACGACGCCGCTCCGCCGCGCCGGAACGCCCGAAGACATCGCCGCCGCCGTCGTCTTCTTCTGCGGCGAAGGCTCCGATCACATCACCGGCGAAACCCTCATCACCGACGCCGGCCTGCATCTGGGATTTGCGCCGCTGAGCGCGCGGTAG
- a CDS encoding enoyl-CoA hydratase: MSFSSPTPRMIAEKAGAIGWMIFNNPERLNAVSLDMWQAVPEIVAAFDADPDIRVIVLKGAGDKAFVAGADISQFGESRSSAEGIEAYENATTRAFDAIAEAQKPTIAMIDGYCIGGGLGIALSCDLRFAAEHSTFGIPAAKLGLAYAASGTGRLVHVVGPAFAKEIFFTARRFTSDEALAMGLVNRVTAPGELEAFTRDTCATIAENAPLTVATAKQVVDEFTKAPGNFNAAKCDALIARCFASDDYKEGRAAFMEKRKPKFIGK, translated from the coding sequence TTGTCCTTTTCCTCCCCCACTCCGCGCATGATCGCCGAGAAAGCCGGCGCCATCGGCTGGATGATCTTCAACAATCCCGAACGCCTCAACGCCGTCAGCCTCGACATGTGGCAGGCCGTGCCGGAAATCGTCGCCGCTTTCGACGCCGATCCCGACATCCGCGTCATCGTGCTGAAGGGCGCGGGCGACAAGGCCTTCGTCGCCGGCGCCGACATCTCGCAATTCGGCGAAAGCCGTTCCTCCGCCGAGGGCATCGAGGCCTATGAAAACGCGACGACGCGCGCCTTCGACGCCATCGCCGAGGCGCAAAAGCCCACCATCGCGATGATCGACGGCTATTGCATCGGCGGCGGCCTCGGCATCGCGCTTTCCTGCGATCTGCGCTTCGCCGCCGAACACTCCACCTTCGGCATCCCGGCCGCGAAACTCGGCCTCGCCTATGCCGCATCCGGCACCGGCCGCCTGGTCCATGTCGTCGGCCCGGCCTTCGCCAAGGAAATCTTTTTCACCGCCCGCCGCTTCACCAGCGACGAGGCACTCGCCATGGGCCTCGTCAACCGCGTCACCGCGCCCGGCGAACTCGAAGCCTTCACCCGCGACACATGCGCCACCATCGCCGAAAACGCCCCGCTGACGGTCGCCACCGCCAAGCAGGTCGTCGACGAATTCACCAAAGCGCCCGGCAATTTCAACGCCGCGAAATGCGACGCGCTGATCGCCCGCTGTTTCGCCAGCGACGACTACAAGGAAGGCCGCGCCGCCTTCATGGAAAAAAGAAAACCGAAATTCATCGGCAAATAA
- a CDS encoding M20 family metallopeptidase, with translation MTDAAALKRETCAAIDAMSAELLAVSHEIHSKPELAFHEHEAARILTAALDRADLPVTRGAFGLPTAYASSFGDKGPEVAILSEYDALPGIGHACGHNIIATTGLGAALALAKLNGRLPGRVRYLGTPAEEQGGGKELMAQDGAFDGVDAAMMVHPAGVDLVTMPCICVSEVAVTYRGRSAHASAMPHMGLNALDALITAYQAIAQLRQHIKPTERIHGIIKKGGMAPNIVPDETAGVFYVRAASAEDLAPLKARVQACFEAGALASGCTAEIKWAKADYLDLKTSMPIADAYEANARSLGRDFFPLSKMPAGSSGSTDMGNISHRVPSIHPMIACAPPHVVIHNPEFAKWAASDLGDKACLDGAKALAMTAIDFMTDAAMREQAKSDFAATADSSARSVAAAYDPAGATNIGGCGCM, from the coding sequence ATGACCGACGCCGCCGCCCTGAAACGCGAGACCTGCGCCGCCATCGACGCGATGTCGGCCGAACTCCTCGCCGTCAGCCACGAAATCCATTCAAAGCCCGAACTTGCCTTCCACGAGCACGAGGCGGCGCGCATCCTGACCGCCGCCCTCGACCGCGCCGACCTCCCCGTCACGCGCGGCGCCTTCGGCCTCCCCACGGCCTATGCCTCAAGCTTCGGCGACAAAGGCCCCGAAGTCGCGATCCTGTCGGAATACGACGCGCTCCCCGGCATCGGCCATGCCTGCGGCCACAACATCATCGCCACCACCGGCCTCGGCGCGGCGCTGGCGCTGGCGAAACTGAACGGCCGCCTCCCCGGCCGCGTCCGCTATCTCGGCACGCCGGCCGAAGAGCAAGGCGGCGGCAAGGAGCTGATGGCGCAGGACGGTGCTTTCGACGGCGTCGATGCCGCCATGATGGTTCACCCCGCCGGCGTCGATCTCGTCACCATGCCCTGCATCTGCGTTTCCGAGGTCGCCGTCACTTATCGCGGCCGCTCGGCGCATGCATCCGCCATGCCGCATATGGGGTTGAACGCGCTCGACGCTCTCATCACCGCCTATCAGGCGATCGCGCAACTGCGCCAGCACATCAAGCCGACCGAACGCATCCACGGCATCATCAAGAAGGGCGGCATGGCGCCCAACATCGTGCCCGACGAAACCGCCGGCGTCTTTTATGTCCGCGCCGCCTCTGCTGAAGACCTCGCGCCGCTAAAGGCCCGCGTCCAGGCCTGTTTCGAGGCCGGCGCGCTCGCCTCCGGCTGCACGGCGGAGATCAAATGGGCGAAGGCCGATTACCTCGATTTGAAAACCAGCATGCCGATTGCCGATGCCTATGAAGCGAATGCCCGTTCGCTCGGCCGCGACTTCTTCCCGCTGTCGAAAATGCCGGCGGGTTCGTCCGGCAGCACCGACATGGGCAACATCAGCCACCGCGTGCCGTCGATCCATCCGATGATCGCCTGCGCGCCGCCCCATGTCGTGATCCACAATCCGGAATTCGCCAAATGGGCGGCCTCCGATCTCGGCGACAAGGCCTGCCTCGACGGCGCCAAGGCGCTCGCCATGACCGCCATCGACTTCATGACCGATGCCGCGATGCGCGAACAGGCGAAATCCGATTTCGCCGCAACGGCCGACAGCTCCGCCCGCTCCGTCGCCGCCGCCTACGACCCCGCCGGCGCCACCAACATCGGCGGCTGCGGCTGCATGTGA
- a CDS encoding glucose 1-dehydrogenase → MGRLDGKVAIITGGTSGIGRGTVDLFLKEGAKVVAADLQDHKGEAMERELGANFSYCRANVAHEDEMKNLVAHTVKKFGRLDVLFNNAGYGGVGGELHEIDMQGFDETVGVLLKGVVLGYKYAVPHMTAQQSGSIISTASVAGLQAGYGPLVYSACKAAVHHFSRCAALQLAPHFVRSNAICPGGIATSIFGSGLGLGTQVADQFAEVMKTHLAKIQPTPRSGLPEDIANAALFLASDESTFVTGQTIAVDGGLTAGPMATLGKRIDFEKVIGDFLAELPEDAKKPA, encoded by the coding sequence ATGGGACGTCTCGACGGCAAGGTCGCCATCATCACCGGCGGCACCAGCGGCATCGGCCGCGGCACGGTCGATCTTTTTCTGAAGGAAGGCGCGAAAGTCGTCGCCGCCGACCTGCAGGACCACAAGGGCGAGGCGATGGAGCGCGAACTGGGCGCGAACTTCTCCTATTGCCGCGCCAATGTCGCCCATGAAGACGAGATGAAAAATCTCGTCGCCCACACGGTCAAGAAATTCGGCCGCCTCGACGTCCTCTTCAACAATGCCGGCTATGGCGGCGTCGGCGGCGAACTGCACGAGATCGACATGCAGGGCTTCGACGAAACCGTCGGCGTGCTGCTGAAAGGCGTCGTGCTCGGTTACAAATATGCCGTGCCCCACATGACGGCGCAGCAATCCGGCTCGATCATCTCGACCGCCTCGGTCGCCGGCCTGCAGGCGGGTTACGGCCCCCTCGTCTACTCGGCCTGCAAGGCCGCCGTGCATCACTTCTCGCGTTGCGCCGCGCTGCAGCTTGCGCCGCATTTCGTCCGCTCGAATGCGATTTGTCCCGGCGGCATCGCCACCTCGATCTTCGGTTCGGGCCTCGGTCTCGGCACCCAGGTCGCCGATCAGTTCGCCGAAGTGATGAAAACGCATCTGGCGAAAATCCAGCCGACGCCGCGCTCCGGCCTGCCGGAAGACATCGCCAATGCCGCGCTCTTTCTCGCCAGCGACGAATCCACCTTCGTCACCGGCCAGACCATCGCCGTCGATGGCGGCCTCACCGCCGGCCCGATGGCGACGCTCGGCAAACGCATCGACTTTGAGAAAGTCATCGGCGACTTCCTCGCCGAACTGCCGGAAGACGCGAAGAAGCCGGCCTGA
- a CDS encoding alpha/beta fold hydrolase: MDYFESDGLKLAFRVEGEGDPIVLAHGFASTHRANWIETGWSRALMDAGFRVIMPDMRGHGTSEASYDRDDYTLSAMAGDLVALLDHLGEAGADLMGYSMGAMAALVAAMEHGGRFDRVIAAGVGARLLDADRDPGPVVAALLADDPSGIADKGALGFRLFADRNGQDRRALATCFEAVRAPFPVAGLGDISRPVLVVTGEEDEQARAPGPLAALIPGARAVTVPKRDHMKTVGDRAYKEAVLKFLAG, from the coding sequence GTGGACTATTTCGAATCCGACGGGTTGAAACTCGCCTTTCGCGTCGAAGGCGAGGGCGATCCGATCGTGCTGGCGCATGGCTTTGCCTCGACGCATCGGGCGAACTGGATCGAGACCGGCTGGAGCCGCGCGCTGATGGATGCGGGGTTTCGCGTCATCATGCCGGACATGCGCGGGCATGGGACGAGCGAGGCGTCTTATGACAGGGACGACTACACGCTGTCGGCGATGGCGGGCGATCTCGTTGCGCTGCTCGATCATCTGGGCGAGGCGGGGGCCGACCTGATGGGCTATTCGATGGGGGCGATGGCGGCGCTCGTTGCGGCGATGGAACATGGCGGGCGGTTCGACCGGGTGATCGCGGCGGGCGTCGGGGCGCGGCTGCTCGATGCGGACCGCGATCCGGGGCCGGTGGTGGCGGCGCTGCTGGCCGACGATCCGTCGGGCATTGCCGACAAGGGCGCGCTCGGCTTCCGGTTGTTTGCCGACCGCAACGGGCAGGACCGCCGCGCGCTCGCGACCTGTTTCGAGGCGGTGCGGGCGCCTTTCCCGGTGGCGGGGCTCGGCGATATTTCGCGGCCGGTGCTGGTGGTGACCGGCGAGGAAGACGAACAGGCGCGCGCGCCGGGACCGCTTGCGGCGCTGATACCGGGCGCGCGCGCCGTCACGGTGCCGAAGCGCGACCACATGAAGACGGTGGGGGACCGCGCTTATAAAGAGGCGGTGCTGAAGTTTCTGGCGGGGTGA
- a CDS encoding PilZ domain-containing protein has protein sequence MSEPAENPPVEGAERRLFRRIGARLEGRLVFAGVDAECLVHDMSATGAVVEVSPLPALGAELALEVPGVGFARGHARRYPDAGLVGIELDVPEARRPRIADRLILAAFRAPPRTGEPDR, from the coding sequence ATGAGCGAACCCGCCGAAAATCCGCCCGTCGAGGGTGCCGAACGCCGCCTTTTCCGGCGCATCGGCGCGCGCCTCGAAGGCCGTCTGGTCTTTGCCGGCGTCGATGCCGAATGTCTGGTCCACGACATGTCGGCCACCGGCGCGGTCGTCGAGGTTTCGCCGCTCCCGGCTCTCGGGGCGGAACTGGCGCTCGAGGTGCCGGGCGTCGGCTTTGCCCGCGGCCATGCGCGGCGCTACCCGGATGCGGGCCTTGTCGGCATCGAGCTCGACGTCCCCGAGGCGCGCCGCCCCCGCATCGCCGACCGCCTGATCCTCGCCGCCTTTCGCGCGCCGCCCCGCACCGGCGAGCCTGACCGATAG
- a CDS encoding alpha/beta hydrolase: MPFATVGDIEIYYERLGAGPRLLFISGTGGDLRIRPNVLDGPFPKHFDMLAYDQRGLGQSGKPDRPYSMSQYAEDAVGLMAAIGWGSALVVGVSFGGMVAQELAINHPHVVEGLVLACTSPGGAGGASYPLHTLQHLDREARARHMIGISDTRHDAAWAAANEKTYEQMVAFVANDPYTDEPGHAMGQRRQLEARAAHDTWDRLGDIRCPTLICAGKYDGIALPETQRNMASRIKGAELRFYEGGHLFMLQDRAALPEMISFLKGEDLPPATA; the protein is encoded by the coding sequence ATGCCTTTCGCCACCGTCGGCGACATCGAGATCTACTACGAGCGCCTCGGCGCCGGCCCGCGCCTGCTGTTCATTTCGGGCACCGGCGGCGACCTGCGCATTCGTCCCAATGTGCTCGACGGCCCCTTCCCGAAGCATTTCGACATGCTGGCCTATGACCAGCGCGGCCTCGGGCAAAGCGGCAAGCCCGACCGCCCCTACAGCATGAGCCAATATGCCGAAGATGCCGTCGGCCTGATGGCCGCCATCGGCTGGGGCTCGGCGCTGGTCGTCGGCGTTTCCTTCGGCGGCATGGTGGCGCAGGAACTGGCGATCAATCATCCGCATGTGGTGGAAGGCCTCGTGCTGGCCTGCACCTCGCCCGGCGGCGCGGGCGGCGCCTCATACCCGCTCCACACGTTGCAACACCTGGACCGCGAAGCCCGCGCCCGCCACATGATCGGCATATCCGACACGCGCCACGACGCCGCCTGGGCAGCCGCCAACGAAAAAACCTACGAACAGATGGTCGCCTTCGTCGCAAACGATCCCTATACGGACGAACCGGGCCATGCGATGGGTCAACGCCGCCAGCTCGAGGCCCGCGCGGCGCACGACACCTGGGACCGCCTCGGCGACATCCGCTGCCCCACCCTCATCTGCGCCGGCAAATATGACGGCATCGCGCTGCCCGAAACCCAGCGCAACATGGCGTCCCGCATCAAGGGCGCCGAACTCCGCTTCTACGAAGGCGGCCACCTCTTCATGCTGCAGGACCGCGCGGCGCTGCCGGAAATGATTTCGTTCCTGAAGGGCGAGGACTTGCCTCCGGCCACCGCCTGA
- a CDS encoding sulfatase-like hydrolase/transferase — MGRKILFITTDQMRFDAIGANGQKVARTPAIDALATAGINYTRAHNQNVVCMPARSTMITGQYVSTHGVWMNGVPLPVDAPSVAQYLNEKGGYKTALIGKAHFEPFLDLHQQFYESQMARLGENGPHRGFDHMELATHSPLILHYNEWMKKNDPEALNHFYQNLNEKFQVNAAGGGDTGACQVHFNKVSRAHYHTDWVADRTIGWLSSVGADDDWFCWMSFPDPHHPWDPPQSELHRHPWRETPLPDFYPGAKEKIEAVLKDKPRHWMDYYTGARVTNFEAPPEFRACDMTADQVREINAFTHVENELIDEAVAKVMAHVESRGWGDDVDVVFTTDHGEFQGEFGLLFKGPYHVDALMRLPMIWRPAKSAKVAPAAVGKPVGQVDLAPTFCEIAGLPVPEWMQGKPMPKTDAEGEAQGRERVFTEWDCKHVDGTTVGLRTIYRDGYTITACLPGTIHDGTEGELYDHANDPRQFRNLWNDPAYAKLKSDLLADLKDSLPPVRTPQLECVAPV, encoded by the coding sequence ATGGGCCGGAAAATCCTTTTCATCACCACCGACCAGATGCGCTTCGACGCCATCGGTGCCAACGGCCAGAAGGTCGCGCGCACCCCGGCCATCGACGCGCTGGCAACGGCCGGCATCAACTACACCCGCGCGCATAACCAGAACGTCGTCTGCATGCCGGCGCGCTCCACCATGATCACCGGACAATATGTCTCGACGCATGGCGTCTGGATGAACGGCGTCCCGCTCCCCGTCGACGCGCCCTCCGTCGCGCAATATCTCAACGAAAAAGGCGGCTACAAGACGGCGCTGATCGGCAAGGCGCATTTCGAGCCCTTCCTCGATCTCCACCAGCAATTCTACGAAAGCCAGATGGCGCGGCTTGGCGAGAACGGCCCGCATCGCGGCTTCGACCACATGGAGCTCGCGACGCACTCGCCGCTGATCCTCCACTACAACGAATGGATGAAGAAGAACGACCCGGAAGCGCTCAACCATTTCTACCAGAACCTCAACGAGAAGTTTCAGGTCAACGCCGCCGGCGGCGGCGACACCGGCGCCTGTCAGGTGCATTTCAACAAGGTCTCCCGCGCGCATTACCACACCGACTGGGTGGCCGACCGCACCATCGGCTGGCTGTCGTCGGTCGGCGCGGATGACGACTGGTTCTGCTGGATGAGCTTCCCCGATCCGCACCACCCCTGGGATCCGCCGCAATCCGAGCTTCACCGCCATCCCTGGCGCGAAACGCCGCTGCCGGATTTCTATCCGGGCGCGAAGGAAAAGATCGAGGCGGTGCTGAAGGACAAGCCGCGTCACTGGATGGACTACTACACCGGCGCGCGCGTGACGAATTTCGAAGCCCCGCCCGAGTTCCGCGCCTGCGACATGACCGCCGATCAGGTGCGCGAAATCAACGCCTTCACCCATGTCGAGAACGAGCTGATCGACGAAGCGGTCGCGAAAGTCATGGCGCATGTCGAAAGCCGTGGCTGGGGCGACGATGTCGATGTCGTCTTCACCACCGACCACGGCGAATTCCAGGGCGAGTTCGGCCTGCTCTTCAAGGGCCCCTATCACGTCGATGCGCTGATGCGCCTGCCGATGATCTGGCGCCCGGCGAAATCGGCGAAGGTCGCGCCCGCCGCCGTCGGCAAGCCCGTCGGCCAGGTCGATCTCGCGCCGACCTTCTGCGAAATCGCCGGCCTGCCCGTGCCCGAATGGATGCAGGGCAAGCCGATGCCTAAAACCGATGCCGAAGGCGAAGCCCAAGGCCGCGAGCGCGTCTTCACCGAATGGGATTGCAAACATGTCGACGGCACCACCGTCGGCCTGCGCACCATCTACCGCGACGGCTACACCATCACCGCCTGCCTCCCCGGCACGATCCATGACGGCACGGAAGGCGAGCTCTACGACCACGCCAACGATCCGCGGCAGTTCCGCAACCTCTGGAACGACCCGGCTTACGCCAAACTGAAATCCGACCTGCTGGCCGACCTGAAAGACAGCCTGCCCCCCGTCCGCACCCCCCAACTCGAATGCGTCGCACCGGTGTAA
- a CDS encoding MFS transporter, whose amino-acid sequence MNGHRLSPWRLAAFSGPAIPIGALGLPIGVYLPHFYAGPMGLGLAAVGTIFMLARFWDVFTDPAMGVLSDKFPSRWGRRRHWLVLSVPILMLSAYMVFSPTAPVGPVYLLAWMFFLYIGWTLLTLSHMAWAAELSDDYNERSRIQGYREAFQLLGVPLVLLLPAAIEWMAPENVDAARVAAMGWFIIIVLPVAIALNLWLVPERKAKPQAHASFLAQVLPLFRNVPLRRLLAADFLSGFAGAALASMYIYEATLVWGVGSWASLLLLLYFFGGIAFIPVILRISYRIGKHRTVVLAALFNVFFAPVIFLIPHGNVWAAAAVLVFLGVNVGTTTTLYRSMMADVADIDELDTGQKRTGLFYALLTLTQKMGGAVAVGVVFWTLALIGFNPQGENAPGAVFGLSIVFVAAPVLCNALVAAIVWFYPIGLKEQSELRRRLDERFTEEVEQTERPPNMP is encoded by the coding sequence ATGAACGGTCATCGTCTGTCGCCCTGGCGTCTTGCGGCCTTTTCGGGCCCCGCCATTCCCATCGGTGCGCTCGGGCTGCCGATCGGCGTCTATCTGCCGCATTTCTATGCCGGGCCGATGGGGCTCGGGCTGGCCGCCGTCGGCACGATATTCATGCTGGCGCGCTTCTGGGACGTGTTCACCGATCCGGCGATGGGGGTTCTCTCCGACAAGTTCCCGTCGCGCTGGGGACGGCGGCGGCACTGGCTGGTGCTGTCGGTGCCGATCCTGATGCTGTCGGCCTATATGGTGTTTTCGCCGACGGCGCCGGTGGGGCCGGTCTATCTGCTCGCCTGGATGTTCTTTCTCTATATCGGCTGGACGCTGCTGACGCTGTCGCATATGGCCTGGGCGGCGGAACTTTCCGACGACTATAACGAGCGCTCGCGCATTCAAGGTTATCGCGAGGCGTTCCAGTTGCTCGGCGTGCCGCTGGTGCTGCTGCTGCCGGCGGCGATCGAATGGATGGCGCCGGAGAATGTCGATGCGGCGCGCGTCGCGGCGATGGGGTGGTTCATCATCATCGTGCTGCCGGTCGCCATCGCGCTCAATCTGTGGCTGGTGCCGGAGCGCAAGGCGAAGCCGCAGGCCCATGCGAGTTTCCTTGCGCAGGTGTTGCCGCTCTTTCGCAACGTGCCGCTCCGGCGGCTGCTGGCGGCCGACTTTCTTTCGGGCTTTGCCGGCGCGGCGCTGGCGTCGATGTATATTTACGAGGCGACGCTGGTGTGGGGCGTCGGAAGCTGGGCGAGCCTGTTGCTGCTGCTTTATTTCTTCGGCGGCATCGCCTTCATTCCGGTGATCCTGCGGATCAGCTACCGGATCGGCAAGCACCGGACCGTGGTGCTGGCGGCCCTGTTCAACGTGTTCTTTGCGCCGGTGATCTTCCTCATTCCGCACGGCAATGTCTGGGCGGCGGCGGCGGTGCTGGTGTTTCTCGGCGTCAATGTCGGCACGACAACGACGCTTTACCGCTCGATGATGGCGGATGTCGCCGATATCGACGAACTCGATACCGGGCAAAAGCGCACCGGGCTTTTCTATGCGCTGCTGACGCTGACGCAGAAGATGGGCGGGGCGGTGGCGGTGGGCGTCGTCTTCTGGACGCTGGCGCTGATCGGCTTCAATCCGCAAGGGGAGAACGCGCCCGGCGCCGTCTTCGGGCTCTCCATTGTGTTCGTCGCCGCGCCCGTTCTCTGCAATGCGCTGGTTGCGGCGATCGTCTGGTTCTATCCGATCGGGCTCAAGGAACAGTCGGAACTGCGCCGGCGTCTCGACGAACGCTTCACCGAGGAAGTCGAGCAGACGGAACGGCCGCCGAATATGCCGTGA
- the cysE gene encoding serine O-acetyltransferase → MSKSVERNQPLAVCDPVWERVRGEAEEMTAGEPILASFLYSTILNHREFNDAVAYHLAQKLGNAEVHPMQLRELFDEALRAAPEIGEAYRADIVAYYERDPACHSYIQPLLYFKGFHSLQAYRVAHWLWGQGRKAMALYIQNRISDLFSVDIHPAARIGRGVFIDHATGIVIGETAVVEDDVSMLHGVTLGGTGKEQGDRHPKVRRGVLISVGSKVLGNIEIGEYSRIGAGSVVLHNVPAHCTAVGVPAKIVGCAGCDKPAHAMDQMIKEEGEGI, encoded by the coding sequence ATGTCGAAGTCCGTCGAGAGGAACCAGCCGCTGGCCGTATGCGACCCCGTGTGGGAGCGCGTGCGCGGCGAGGCCGAGGAGATGACCGCCGGCGAACCCATTCTCGCCAGCTTCCTCTATTCGACCATTCTCAATCATCGCGAATTCAACGACGCGGTCGCCTATCACCTGGCGCAGAAGCTCGGCAATGCGGAAGTGCATCCGATGCAGCTTCGCGAGTTGTTCGACGAAGCGTTGCGCGCGGCGCCGGAAATCGGCGAGGCCTACCGCGCCGATATCGTGGCCTATTACGAGCGCGATCCCGCCTGCCACTCCTACATTCAGCCGCTGCTCTATTTCAAAGGCTTCCATTCGCTGCAGGCCTACCGCGTGGCGCATTGGCTGTGGGGGCAGGGCCGCAAGGCGATGGCGCTTTATATCCAGAACCGCATTTCCGATCTTTTCTCCGTCGACATTCATCCGGCGGCGCGGATCGGACGCGGCGTCTTCATCGACCACGCGACCGGCATCGTCATCGGCGAGACGGCGGTGGTGGAAGACGATGTGTCGATGCTGCATGGCGTGACGCTGGGCGGCACCGGCAAGGAGCAGGGCGACCGTCATCCGAAGGTCCGGCGCGGGGTGCTGATCTCGGTCGGCTCCAAGGTGCTCGGCAATATCGAGATCGGCGAATACAGCCGCATCGGCGCGGGCAGCGTGGTGCTGCACAATGTGCCGGCGCATTGCACGGCTGTCGGCGTGCCGGCCAAGATCGTCGGCTGCGCGGGCTGCGACAAGCCCGCCCATGCCATGGATCAGATGATCAAGGAAGAGGGCGAGGGCATCTAG